TTAAACGACGCACACGCCGCGTTGCTCGGCGAGGCGTGGATCGGAGCGGCGCGTGGCTTCAAGCACGCCATCCTGCTCACGCTCGGCACGGGCGTGGGCGGCGCGTTCATGACCGAGCGAATGCTCGTGCGCGGCCGGTGCGGTCGCGCGGGACACTTTGGCCACGCGACCGTGGACATGAGCGGCGCGCCGGACATCACGAACATGCCGGGCAGCCTCGAGGACGCGATCGGCAATCACACGCTTTCCAAGCGGAGCAACGGCCGCTTCACCACCACGAAGGATCTGGTCGAAGCGCATCTCGGCGGCGACGCCGAGGCCACCAACGTGTGGCTGCGGTCCGTCCGCGCGCTCGCCTGTTCGATCTCGTCATTCATCAACATCGTGGACCCGGAGGCCGTGGTGCTTGGCGGCGGCATCTCGAAGGCGGGGCCGGCGCTGTTCAATCCGCTTCAAGATTATCTCGATGAAATGGAGTGGCGGCCGACGCGACACCGCACGCGCATCCTTCCCGCGATGCTCGGCGAATTCGCGGGCGCCGTCGGCGCGGCCTGGAATGCGGTGGAAGCGCCGAAGTTGAGTTGAGGACTCGTTCGGTGTCGGGCAGGAGGCAGCAGGAGGATGAGGGAAGGCGGCGCGGGACGACTCCCCCAACGTTCGCGCGGCGGACCCTCGACACCAAGTCAGTGATTGAAGCGGAATTCGGTGCCGGTCATCAACGACCACAGCACGTGCCGCCACGGCTCGGCTTGCTGTGCGCCGTGTTTGTCAAGGTAGGCGAGGATGGCCTTGATCTCGGCCGCATGCGGCGCGCGGGACAGCACATTCCAAAACGCCAGCGAGACGGCCTTGGACTGATCGGGTTCGCTCATCACGCGGCGGAGCAGCCTGGTCTCGGCGTCCGCGAGCAAC
This genomic interval from Verrucomicrobiota bacterium contains the following:
- a CDS encoding ROK family protein, which produces MDYSLGIDLGASCIKAMAINASGQSQSQKNLPFDPVVPMDWAEKVRRVYWDVQGELGRPPDAVGISAPGLAAVDGRSVACMPGRLQGLEGLDWTKHLGSVKPVPVLNDAHAALLGEAWIGAARGFKHAILLTLGTGVGGAFMTERMLVRGRCGRAGHFGHATVDMSGAPDITNMPGSLEDAIGNHTLSKRSNGRFTTTKDLVEAHLGGDAEATNVWLRSVRALACSISSFINIVDPEAVVLGGGISKAGPALFNPLQDYLDEMEWRPTRHRTRILPAMLGEFAGAVGAAWNAVEAPKLS